The Brassica oleracea var. oleracea cultivar TO1000 chromosome C6, BOL, whole genome shotgun sequence genome includes a region encoding these proteins:
- the LOC106296832 gene encoding transcription factor bHLH80 isoform X1: MQSTHSGGGEGGGGGDVSRGGLSRIRSAPATWIETLLEDDEEDDLKPNLCLTELLTGNSAGLTSPDTFEFPSSVEQGLYNHQSGFYRQNSSPTDFLSGSGAATDGFLSNFGIPANYDYLPPNVNISPGSKRSREIEAQFSSQMKEEQMSSGVSGMMDMNMDKLLDDSVPFRVRAKRGCATHPRSIAERMRRTRISDRIRRLQELVPNMDKQTNTADMLEEAVEYVKALQCQIQELTEQQKRCGCKPKEEQ; the protein is encoded by the exons ATGCAATCCACTCACAGCGGCGGCGGCGAAGGAGGAGGAGGTGGAGATGTGAGTCGTGGTGGGTTATCTCGGATCCGTTCAGCTCCGGCCACTTGGATTGAAACCCTACTCGAGGACGATGAAGAAGATGATTTGAAACCCAACCTCTGTTTAACTGAGCTTCTTACCGGAAACTCGGCAGGGTTAACAAGTCCCGACACGTTTGAGTTCCCTAGTTCCGTTGAGCAGGGACTGTACAATCACCAAAGTGGGTTTTACCGTCAGAACAGCTCTCCGACGGATTTTCTCAGTGGCTCTGGAGCTGCGACTGATGGGTTTTTATCAAATTTTGGGATTCCGGCTAATTACGATTACTTGCCGCCGAACGTTAACATTTCTCCGGGAAGTAAACGGTCGAGAGAAATTGAAGCTCAGTTCTCTTCCCAGATG AAAGAAGAGCAAATGAGTAGTGGTGTATCAGGAATGATGGATATGAACATGGATAAGCTTCTTGACGACTCGGTTCCTTTTAGGGTTCGTGCTAAACGCGGTTGTGCAACTCATCCTCGTAGCATCGCTGAACGG ATGAGGAGAACACGAATAAGTGACCGGATCAGGAGGCTGCAAGAACTTGTTCCTAACATGGATAAA CAAACCAACACTGCGGACATGTTAGAAGAGGCTGTGGAGTATGTGAAAGCTCTTCAGTGCCAGATCCAG GAGTTGACAGAGCAGCAGAAGAGGTGCGGATGCAAACCTAAAGAAGAACAATAA
- the LOC106296832 gene encoding transcription factor bHLH80 isoform X2: MQSTHSGGGEGGGGGDVSRGGLSRIRSAPATWIETLLEDDEEDDLKPNLCLTELLTGNSAGLTSPDTFEFPSSVEQGLYNHQSGFYRQNSSPTDFLSGSGAATDGFLSNFGIPANYDYLPPNVNISPGSKRSREIEAQFSSQMKEEQMSSGVSGMMDMNMDKLLDDSVPFRVRAKRGCATHPRSIAERQTNTADMLEEAVEYVKALQCQIQELTEQQKRCGCKPKEEQ; this comes from the exons ATGCAATCCACTCACAGCGGCGGCGGCGAAGGAGGAGGAGGTGGAGATGTGAGTCGTGGTGGGTTATCTCGGATCCGTTCAGCTCCGGCCACTTGGATTGAAACCCTACTCGAGGACGATGAAGAAGATGATTTGAAACCCAACCTCTGTTTAACTGAGCTTCTTACCGGAAACTCGGCAGGGTTAACAAGTCCCGACACGTTTGAGTTCCCTAGTTCCGTTGAGCAGGGACTGTACAATCACCAAAGTGGGTTTTACCGTCAGAACAGCTCTCCGACGGATTTTCTCAGTGGCTCTGGAGCTGCGACTGATGGGTTTTTATCAAATTTTGGGATTCCGGCTAATTACGATTACTTGCCGCCGAACGTTAACATTTCTCCGGGAAGTAAACGGTCGAGAGAAATTGAAGCTCAGTTCTCTTCCCAGATG AAAGAAGAGCAAATGAGTAGTGGTGTATCAGGAATGATGGATATGAACATGGATAAGCTTCTTGACGACTCGGTTCCTTTTAGGGTTCGTGCTAAACGCGGTTGTGCAACTCATCCTCGTAGCATCGCTGAACGG CAAACCAACACTGCGGACATGTTAGAAGAGGCTGTGGAGTATGTGAAAGCTCTTCAGTGCCAGATCCAG GAGTTGACAGAGCAGCAGAAGAGGTGCGGATGCAAACCTAAAGAAGAACAATAA